A window from Neobacillus sp. PS3-40 encodes these proteins:
- a CDS encoding CBO0543 family protein, translating into MHFIYCFLFLLAGIKWGDWKNWRDYYPTILFLIGGDLLKNALLHNHRMWAFQEVFFGQKILIGHFAIDLMVMTIIYPVTILIYLGHYPRVWWKQIIWVAIWVFLFSAKEFINLNYLNLINHYHGWNMGWSILFNIAMFVILRIHFKNPPYAWTVSIIWIVFLFNWFNIPIDVFK; encoded by the coding sequence ATGCATTTTATCTATTGTTTTTTATTTTTGTTAGCAGGTATAAAATGGGGGGACTGGAAAAATTGGCGGGACTACTATCCGACAATTTTATTTTTAATCGGTGGTGATCTTTTAAAAAATGCTTTACTCCATAACCATCGGATGTGGGCCTTCCAAGAAGTATTTTTTGGACAAAAAATATTAATTGGTCATTTTGCCATTGATCTTATGGTAATGACCATTATATACCCTGTAACCATTCTTATTTATCTTGGCCATTATCCTCGTGTTTGGTGGAAGCAAATTATCTGGGTTGCTATTTGGGTTTTCCTTTTTAGCGCAAAAGAATTTATTAATTTAAACTATCTCAATTTAATAAACCACTATCATGGCTGGAACATGGGCTGGTCTATTTTATTCAATATCGCTATGTTTGTGATTCTGAGAATTCACTTTAAAAATCCTCCTTATGCGTGGACTGTATCAATTATATGGATTGTCTTTTTATTTAATTGGTTTAATATACCAATTGATGTATTTAAATAG